One Clupea harengus unplaced genomic scaffold, Ch_v2.0.2, whole genome shotgun sequence genomic window carries:
- the cfl1l gene encoding non-muscle cofilin 1-like: MASGVVVDDGVVKAYEEIKVHHTGEVMSDRLKLVMFRLSDDDRSIIVDEESTLRMKDVSNEDDVFKKLVSMFPLKDCRYALYDCCYRTKETDKEDLVFIMWAPDEAPLKKKMLYASSKGALRKKLQGLKIEWQVNDIADAKDTSVLIEKLGSRGSIKELEGKTV, translated from the exons GCCTCTGGAGTAGTGGTTGATGATGGTGTGGTGAAGGCGTACGAGGAGATCAAGGTGCATCACACAGGTGAGGTGATGAGCGATCGGCTCAAGCTGGTCATGTTCCGCCTCAGTGATGACGACAGGAGCATCATCGTGGACGAGGAGTCTACCCTCAGGATGAAAGACGTGTCTAATGAGGACGACGTCTTCAAGAAGCTTGTTAGCATGTTCCCCCTGAAGGACTGTCGATATGCATTGTATGACTGTTGCTACAGAACCAAGGAGACTGACAAGGAGGACCTGGTCTTCATCATGTG GGCCCCTGATGAGGCCCCACTGAAGAAGAAAATGCTGTACGCCAGCTCAAAGGGTGCCCTAAGGAAGAAGCTGCAAG GGCTTAAAATTGAGTGGCAGGTGAACGATATTGCAGATGCCAAGGACACCTCTGTGCTAATAGAGAAACTGGGAAGCCGAGGAAGTATCAAGGAGCTGGAGGGCAAGACCGTGTAA